A single region of the Halopiger xanaduensis SH-6 genome encodes:
- a CDS encoding ABC transporter ATP-binding protein: MTESGTGTTDGAAPTDAGSDARSGRRSADQDRDRESTGSDLAVHLDGITKRFPGVVANDDVDLRVERGTVHALLGENGAGKTTLMNVLYGLYEPEEGRVVVDGRERSFDSPRDAIDAGVGMIHQHFMLVDTMTVAENIALGNEPTKWFGMAVDREQVERDVRDLCDRYGFDVDPQARVEDLSVGVQQRVEILKALFRGADVLILDEPTAVLTPQEVEDLYDVLEELTAQGKTIIFITHKLEEATHAADAITVLRDGESVGTVDPERTTREDLAERMVGREVLLEAESEPVETGDVVLSTADVAVEDERGVDVVSGIDLDVRAGEIVGIAGVDGNGQAELIEAITGLRTPDEGTITYEGTDVTDWSRRERIEAGMAYIPEDRHERGLVMPFNLVENGVLGSQRSPEFASGGRIDWAGVRDHAEEIIETYDVRPPNADADARSFSGGNQQKFIVGREFERDPSLVVATHPTRGVDIGSTEFIHDRLLELRREGVAILLVSSKLDEVRSLSDRLAVIYEGEFIDVTDPDAVTEEELGLLMAGQEPEADGGFTDANGADGADGTGGDSR, from the coding sequence ATGACCGAGTCGGGAACGGGAACGACTGACGGGGCAGCACCGACCGACGCGGGGTCGGACGCGAGGAGCGGCCGCCGCTCCGCTGACCAGGATCGAGACCGGGAGAGCACCGGCAGCGACCTCGCCGTCCACTTAGACGGCATCACCAAGCGGTTCCCCGGCGTCGTCGCCAACGACGACGTCGACCTGCGGGTCGAGCGCGGGACGGTCCACGCCTTGCTCGGCGAGAACGGGGCCGGCAAGACGACGCTGATGAACGTCCTCTACGGGCTCTACGAGCCCGAGGAGGGCCGCGTCGTCGTTGACGGACGGGAACGCTCGTTCGACTCCCCGCGGGACGCCATCGACGCCGGCGTCGGGATGATCCACCAGCACTTCATGCTGGTCGACACGATGACCGTCGCCGAGAACATCGCGCTGGGCAACGAGCCGACGAAGTGGTTCGGGATGGCCGTCGACCGCGAGCAGGTCGAACGCGACGTGCGGGACCTCTGCGATCGCTACGGCTTCGACGTCGATCCGCAGGCGAGGGTCGAAGACCTGAGCGTCGGCGTCCAGCAGCGCGTCGAAATCCTCAAGGCCCTGTTCCGCGGCGCCGACGTGCTCATCCTCGACGAGCCGACCGCCGTCCTCACGCCCCAGGAGGTCGAGGACCTCTACGACGTCCTCGAGGAACTCACCGCACAGGGGAAGACGATCATTTTCATCACGCACAAACTCGAGGAGGCGACCCACGCCGCGGACGCGATCACCGTCCTCCGGGACGGCGAGTCCGTCGGCACCGTCGACCCCGAGCGCACGACCCGGGAGGACCTGGCCGAGCGTATGGTCGGCCGCGAGGTGCTGCTCGAGGCCGAATCCGAGCCGGTCGAGACGGGCGACGTCGTCCTCTCGACCGCGGACGTCGCGGTCGAGGACGAGCGCGGCGTCGACGTCGTCTCTGGAATCGATCTGGACGTCCGCGCCGGCGAGATCGTCGGCATCGCGGGCGTCGACGGCAACGGACAGGCCGAACTGATCGAGGCGATCACCGGGCTGCGGACGCCCGACGAGGGGACGATCACCTACGAGGGAACGGACGTCACAGACTGGTCCCGCCGCGAGCGGATCGAGGCCGGAATGGCCTACATTCCGGAGGACCGCCACGAGCGCGGGCTCGTCATGCCCTTCAACCTCGTGGAGAACGGCGTGCTGGGCAGCCAGCGGTCGCCGGAGTTCGCCAGCGGCGGCCGCATCGACTGGGCCGGCGTCCGCGACCACGCCGAGGAGATCATCGAGACCTACGACGTTCGCCCGCCGAACGCCGACGCGGACGCCCGCTCGTTCTCCGGCGGGAACCAACAGAAGTTCATCGTCGGCCGCGAGTTCGAGCGCGATCCGTCGCTGGTCGTCGCGACGCATCCGACCCGCGGGGTCGACATCGGGTCGACGGAGTTCATCCACGACCGCCTGCTCGAGCTTCGCCGCGAAGGGGTCGCGATCTTGCTCGTCTCCTCGAAACTCGACGAGGTCCGCTCGCTCTCGGATCGGCTGGCGGTCATCTACGAGGGCGAGTTCATCGACGTCACCGATCCGGACGCGGTGACCGAGGAGGAACTCGGCCTGCTGATGGCCGGACAGGAACCCGAGGCCGACGGCGGTTTCACCGACGCCAACGGCGCCGACGGCGCCGACGGCACCGGGGGTGACTCCCGATGA